From the Acidovorax sp. NCPPB 3576 genome, the window TGCGGGTGGTGAAGACGCTCATGCCGATTTCGCCTTCGGTGGCATTCGAGCCCACCACCGCCCAGGGGGTGAGCCCGCCGCCGGCCGAGCCCGAGATGTTGCTCACACCGCCGGTCAGCAGCAGCTTTCCGGTTTCCGCCCGCGCGGTGCCTGCAGCAGCTGCCAGCATGCAAAGTCCGGTGGTCCATGCCACCGTGGAGATCCAGTGAGTTGAGTACATGAAGGGTCCCGTCGCAAAGGAGCGCCACCTGCGCTGTAGCAGAGTGTTACTCAAATCCGCGTCAAACGAAACCCCCATTCCGCAACGCAGAATCCACGGCGCTTCCGCTACAGCATGCGTTCGATCAGCGCACCCGTGAACAGCACGGGTCCGGTCGGGCCCTTGTCACCCGGCACCCCGCCCTGCGGCTCCAGGCTGATGGCCAGCGTGGGGACGTTCTTCACCGCGCTCTCGGGCGTGGCCAGCGTGAGCAGCGCCTGTGGGCCCAGCACGCCCAGCGAGCGCGGACCGCCCCCCGGCGGCAGCGCCCACAACTGCAGGGATTTGTCGCTGCCTTCCTGAAAACCGCCCACGCGCTGCAGCACCAGTGCGTTCTTCTGGGCATCGAAGGTGACCAGCATCGAGGGCGCCGCCTTCGCATCGGCCAGCACTGCCACGTAGCGCACCTGCGGCGTCGCGGCCAGTTGCTGGCGCAGTTGGGCAATCTGCGCCCCGCTTTCCTGCTGCAGCCGCTGGTGCGTCTGCAGCCCCACGACCACCGCCGCCACGGTGGCCAGCGCGCCCAACGCCGCAGCGCCGCGCCACAGCAGCACGCTGCTCAGCCATCCGCCGGAGCCAGGGCTGACAGCGGGCGCGGTCGCGGCGCCTTGCCGCGCCGCACGCATGGCCTCGCGTTCCTTCTCGGCCTGCACGAGGTTGTGAATGCGCAGCCACACTTCGGGCGGCGGGGCATGCTCGGCCTGCAGCTCGGTCAGGCCGGACCAGCGCGATTGCCAGACCAGCGCAGCCGCCCGCACACCGGCATGCTCGCGCGCCAGGGTTTCGAAGCGGCGCCGCGCACCGCCACGCAGCGTGCCCAGGGCATAGGCCGCCGCCAGGCGGTCCACCAGTTCAGGGGATTTCAAAAGATTCATGGCAGCACCTCACGCATAGCGCGACAGGCAATCGCGCAACTGGCCCAGGCCCCGGCGGATCCAGGTCTTCACCGTGCCGAGCGGCAGCTTCAGTTGCTCGGCCAGTTCGCTGTGGCTCAGATCGCGCAAATACGCCAGGCTGACCACTTCGCGGTGGCGGTGCTCCAGGCGGCCCAGGCACTGGTGCAGCGCGGTGGCTTGCTCGCTGGCATGCGCGATGTCCGCTGGCGAAGGCTGGTCGGCCTGCAGTGTCTGCGCCATTTCGTCGTCGAACTCCTGCGTGAGCTGTGCCCGGTCGGCCGTGCGCCGGCGCAGAAAATCCAGTGCCCGGCTGCGCACGATGAGCCCCATCCAGGCCATGGGCGGGCTCAGGGTTTCGCGGTAGCTGCCGGCCACGCGCCAGATGGTGAGGTAGGCCTCTTGCAGCACGTCCTCGGCCCACTCCCGGTTGCGCAGCACACGCAGGGCCACGCCGAAGAGGCGCGACGACGTGTGGTCGTACAAACGCTTGAGGGCAGCATCGTCACGCCCCGCGACTTGGTCAATGAGGGCCATCAGTTGGGTGTCCGTGAGGGAGGTGCTCATGCACGCATTGTGTGTGAGAAAGATCGGTTTCAGTCATGCAGCGGGGTACGGTGGGTGTGGGTTGGCGGATACAAGCCCCTCACGCCGACACGGGCTCTGAATCCAATCCGCCACCATCGGCGTATGAAGAAAACCTGCGGAGCGCAGCCTTCTTTCCCCATCCACCAGGAGACAGCATGCGAGACAACCGACCCAAGGCCCTTCCCCTCGGCGACCTGCGTTCCATGAAGCGCCGCGCCACCTTCGCTGCCGGCGCGCTGCTGCTGGCGGCCGGCGCGTTCTACGCTGCCAAGAGCGCGGTCGCGCAAGAGCTGCCGGCCGCGGGCGTGGCCGCACAGGCCGTGACAGGCTGACCCAGCGCCTTTGCTTTGTAGTGGCGGCCTTGAGCCGCAATGCCCTGCGCTGCGGGCATGCCTGCAGTGCGGCGCATGAAATGGCCCGACGCACCGTTTGACGCGCCGGCCGCCCGTGCGCTCGATCAAAACGAGGGAGCATCCTTCATGGCGTTGCCGGCCCTTCCATCGCCACCTGACCGACGTTGTCCTTCGCCTGGGCCGCCCGGTTGCGCTTTTTGAGATGCGTGTCCCGCATCAGCAAATACTTGTCCAGCGCCACCTGATCCGCCAGTTCGCCGGCACCGAGATAATTCGCGCGCTGGCTGACTACCTGGATGGCGGTCATGCTGTTCTTCACAGAGACGCTGGAAATCTGGTTTTTCGGGTTGCCCAGGCCATCGACCTGGGACGCGAACACATCCCTGGCATTGGACGGCCCGAACAGCGGCATCACCAGATAAGGCCCCGTTCCCACGCCCCAGGTGTCCAGCGTCAGTCCGAAATCCTCCTTGCGGTTGGGCATGCCCCAGCCGCTGGCCACGTCCACGAAACCGAGCGCGCCCACCGTGGTGTTGGTGCCAAAGCGCGCCAGGGTCGTCATGCCTTCGCCCACCCGCCCTTGGAGCATGAGGTTGACCGACGACCACGGGTTCTGCCAATTGGAAAAGAAATTGTTCACGCCGGTCTGGGCCACGTCAGGAACCACGGTTTTGTAGGCCTTGGCGGCCGGCTGTAGAACGACCTTGTCCACGCCTTCGTTGAAGGAAAAGATCTTGCGGTTGACGGGCTCCAGCGGGTCCGGCTGCGCCAAGGAGGCGCATCCGGTGCTGAGGACCGCCAAGGCGCAGACGGCATACCGGACATTCGACATGCGGCGGTTCAAGGGTTCTGAGGGGTGCAGGCAAGAGGGCATTCGTACCTCCGTTGAAAGTGAGTGATGGGGACCTAAGGGATGGAATGCATCGCATCCCACGGGCCGCCATCGTCACCGGGCCTGCATTGCTGAATCCTTACTGTGCGGGGTCGGGAATCGATGCGTGCGTGACGCGCACTTCCAGCCCCACGGCCCCGTTGCGCGCTTCGATGGTCCAGCCGTGGGCGGTGACGATCTCCTGGCAGATCGACAGGCCCAGCCCGGCCCCTTCATCGCGCCGTGAGGCGCCACGCCAAAAGCGCTCGAAGAGTTTGCCCAGGTGTTCCTGCGCAACCCCCGGGCCTTCATCGGACACCACGAACCCACGGCCGTGCACCTGCAGCCGCACCGTGCGATGGGGCGGGCAGTGCTGGATGGCGTTTTCCAGCAGGTTCTTGAGCAGGGTGAAGAGCGCCCCCCGATCGACGTGCCAGGGACCGACGCCCTCGTCGAAAAGAAGTGCGATCTGGACCTGGCCGCGCTCAGCCACGCGGTCCATGAAATCGCTGGCCTCCAGGATCGTGGAGCGCGGGTCGCACCGCTCGATCCGGTAGTTTCTCGGCTCGCTGGCCTCGGCCAGGTGCAGCAGCTGCTGCACCTGGCGAGCCATGCGGTCGATGTCCTGGAGCAGGTACGGACTTTGGCCGCTGCCGCTGCCGCTGCCGTTGTCACTGGCATGCCCCCCCATCTCCACCTGCGCACGGATCAACGAAAGCGGTGTTTTCAATTCATGCGCGGCGTTGGCCAGAAACTCCTGCTGCGTCTGAAACCCCAGCTGCACGCGGTCCAGCGCCCGGTTGAAGGCATCGACCAGCGGAACCAGTTCGCTGGGCAGGTCCTGCAGCTCCAGCCGGTCGCCCAGGGACTGGGGCGTGATGCGCTGCGCCTGCCGCGACGCGACCCGCAGCGGCCTGAGCACCCGGCGCAGCGTCAGGTGCGTGGTGATGAAAAAGATCACCAAAAACGTCAGGCAGGTGGCCACGATGCCCTGGCGCAGCGCCGGCAGTCCGATGCTGTGCTGCATCAGCAAAACGATGCGGTCGCTGATGGCGAACTGCACGTACCAGGTCCGGCCGGGCCTTTTCAGGGGCACCGTGGCAGCATGCATGGAAACACCGTCCTTCTCCATGACGAAACCTTTTGCCAACGGATCGAACCCGCTGCCCACAGGCGCCAAGGGGGCCCGTTGTCCATCGGTGGTGTAGAACGCCGTGCCGTGCGGATCGACGATGCGCAGCACCACTTCCTCGCTCAGGCTGGCGAAGGGCCAGTCCTCGATGCGGGCGCGATCGGGGCCCAGCGGCAGGCCGGCGGCATCGAAGCGGATGATCTTGGCAATCTGCTCGGCCCGGTCGATCACGCTGTGCTGCAGCATGTAGCGCTCGAAGGGTTCGAGCAGCACCATGACCGCGGCCATGACCAGCCCCCCGCTCAACAGCATGCCGGCCACATAGACCAGCAGCAGTCGCCCGCGAAAGCTACGGGGCCAGTGGCTTTTCACGAATGGAATATCCATGGGTTCTGATGTTGGCGATTTGAACGGTGGACCCCACCGCGCTGATCTTGCGCCTCAGCCGGTGCAGCGCCACATCCAGCGCATTCGGCGTCACGGCCTCGGAGATGCCCCAGGCCGCGGCCTCCAGCTCCGAGCGGCGCACCACCTGATCGGCCTTGCGCAGCAGGCACAGCATGATCTGCACCTCGGTGGGCGGCAGCGCCACGGTTTGCCCGGCGCACACCAGGCACCCCCGGCCCGCATCCAGGCGCAGGTCGCCATACGCCGGGTCCAGCGCCTGCAGGTGGGTGGGCCGCCGCAGCAGCGCCCGCACCCTGGCGATCAGTTCCTCCATGGGGAACGGCTTGGTCAGGTAGTCGTCCGCGCCGGATTCGAGGCCATCGACCCGGTCGTGCAGCGCATCCCTGGCCGTCAGCATCAGGCAGGGCACGGACTGGCCCCGCGCGCGCAGCCGCCGCACCAGCTGCAGCCCGTCGCCGTCCGGCAATCCCCGGTCGATGACCACCGCGCCATAGGGGATGTCACGCAACGCGGCCCAGGCCGATTCGACGCCGGTGAATGCGTCCACGGCGATGCCGGCGCCCGCCATGGCCTGGCGGATGAGGTCGGCCAGCCGTTCGTGGTCTTCTACCAGTGCGATGCGGTTCATCTTCGGATCAACAAAAAAAGGCACGCCGCCAGGCAGCGTGCGCTGAACATCAGGAGGCCGTCAGCGCCAGCAGCCTGGCCACCAGACGTCCGAGGCGGCAGGCATCGGACACCCGCCCCTGCACGAGATCGAGCCGAAAGCCTTCGATGGCATCGCGGCACATCCCGTGCATTGCGAAATCCACCGAATCCGTGGCGCACATCTCATCGACGAAATCCGACCAGATCGCCGCATACTGCGGATCGCCGAGCACGGAGGCAAGCGCCCGGCGCTGGTGCCTTTGCAGGGCGGCCATGCTCGCCCCCATGGCGCGGACATAGGCACGCAAGTGCCGCGCCGGCCCACGGGGCTCCGCGGCCAGGGCCGGGTCCAGAAAGCGGCGAAAGTCTGCCACGTAATCGTCGAAGACCTCCTCGGAAAAGCCCTTCGCCCGGTTGCGCCGCTCCCCCCGCGCGCACGCCCGACCATGGGGCCGCCCCCATGGCATGCCCGTGCCTGGCGTGAAGGCCTGCCCACCCGGTCCCGGCCTGCCGGGAATGCGCGCAGCGCCACGCATCTCAGAACCGGTAGATGTAGCCGACGGTGGCGCGCGACATGCTGGAGCGTCCCACGATGGGGCTGTTCTTGATCTCGTCGGGCAGGCTCGTCGTGCTGATATCGAGGAACACCATCTGCCTGGGCTGGATGGCGTAGTCCAGCCGCACCCCCAGCTCCATCGTGGCGGCCGCCTTGCCGGTGTATTGCGCGCGGCCGGGCATCGCCTCGTTGGGCCGAACGCCGAAGTAGTAATCCACGTACTTTTCGTCGAGCCACTGCGCCTGCACCCGGGGCGTCAGCCCGAAACTGCCGAAGCCGAACCGCCGGTCCACCTGCAACTGCAGCTTCTGGCCCTTGCTTTTGCTGGACAGGTCGGAAAGCCATTCTCCCGAGATGCGGGCGATGCCGGTGTTCCAGGTGACGGCGGCGCCACCCCAGACGCTGCCATCCCGGTCGGCCATGCCGGAGAGCCTGGGCGAATCGCCGGCCTCGTAGCCGCCGTCCTCGTACTTGATCCGCCCGGTCAGG encodes:
- a CDS encoding anti-sigma factor; protein product: MNLLKSPELVDRLAAAYALGTLRGGARRRFETLAREHAGVRAAALVWQSRWSGLTELQAEHAPPPEVWLRIHNLVQAEKEREAMRAARQGAATAPAVSPGSGGWLSSVLLWRGAAALGALATVAAVVVGLQTHQRLQQESGAQIAQLRQQLAATPQVRYVAVLADAKAAPSMLVTFDAQKNALVLQRVGGFQEGSDKSLQLWALPPGGGPRSLGVLGPQALLTLATPESAVKNVPTLAISLEPQGGVPGDKGPTGPVLFTGALIERML
- a CDS encoding RNA polymerase sigma factor, which encodes MSTSLTDTQLMALIDQVAGRDDAALKRLYDHTSSRLFGVALRVLRNREWAEDVLQEAYLTIWRVAGSYRETLSPPMAWMGLIVRSRALDFLRRRTADRAQLTQEFDDEMAQTLQADQPSPADIAHASEQATALHQCLGRLEHRHREVVSLAYLRDLSHSELAEQLKLPLGTVKTWIRRGLGQLRDCLSRYA
- a CDS encoding MlaA family lipoprotein, translated to MAQPDPLEPVNRKIFSFNEGVDKVVLQPAAKAYKTVVPDVAQTGVNNFFSNWQNPWSSVNLMLQGRVGEGMTTLARFGTNTTVGALGFVDVASGWGMPNRKEDFGLTLDTWGVGTGPYLVMPLFGPSNARDVFASQVDGLGNPKNQISSVSVKNSMTAIQVVSQRANYLGAGELADQVALDKYLLMRDTHLKKRNRAAQAKDNVGQVAMEGPATP
- a CDS encoding sensor histidine kinase — translated: MDIPFVKSHWPRSFRGRLLLVYVAGMLLSGGLVMAAVMVLLEPFERYMLQHSVIDRAEQIAKIIRFDAAGLPLGPDRARIEDWPFASLSEEVVLRIVDPHGTAFYTTDGQRAPLAPVGSGFDPLAKGFVMEKDGVSMHAATVPLKRPGRTWYVQFAISDRIVLLMQHSIGLPALRQGIVATCLTFLVIFFITTHLTLRRVLRPLRVASRQAQRITPQSLGDRLELQDLPSELVPLVDAFNRALDRVQLGFQTQQEFLANAAHELKTPLSLIRAQVEMGGHASDNGSGSGSGQSPYLLQDIDRMARQVQQLLHLAEASEPRNYRIERCDPRSTILEASDFMDRVAERGQVQIALLFDEGVGPWHVDRGALFTLLKNLLENAIQHCPPHRTVRLQVHGRGFVVSDEGPGVAQEHLGKLFERFWRGASRRDEGAGLGLSICQEIVTAHGWTIEARNGAVGLEVRVTHASIPDPAQ
- a CDS encoding response regulator transcription factor, whose product is MNRIALVEDHERLADLIRQAMAGAGIAVDAFTGVESAWAALRDIPYGAVVIDRGLPDGDGLQLVRRLRARGQSVPCLMLTARDALHDRVDGLESGADDYLTKPFPMEELIARVRALLRRPTHLQALDPAYGDLRLDAGRGCLVCAGQTVALPPTEVQIMLCLLRKADQVVRRSELEAAAWGISEAVTPNALDVALHRLRRKISAVGSTVQIANIRTHGYSIREKPLAP
- a CDS encoding MipA/OmpV family protein, with the translated sequence MTFFATPLQKRPSACLGTLAATFCLLAAAQASAQVRPADAASSGSADAASSTWGVGIGASTVRRPYAGMESKNMAVPLLFYENRWLRVSGATADVKLLQKEFGPQNAIGLTGRIKYEDGGYEAGDSPRLSGMADRDGSVWGGAAVTWNTGIARISGEWLSDLSSKSKGQKLQLQVDRRFGFGSFGLTPRVQAQWLDEKYVDYYFGVRPNEAMPGRAQYTGKAAATMELGVRLDYAIQPRQMVFLDISTTSLPDEIKNSPIVGRSSMSRATVGYIYRF